The sequence below is a genomic window from Lolium perenne isolate Kyuss_39 chromosome 4, Kyuss_2.0, whole genome shotgun sequence.
tggtcaatctggcaacaggtgagtatgtatcaaagaaatcttcaccttctttctgggtataacccttggccacaagacgtgccttgtacttttcaatagtaccatcaggtctaagctttttcttgaacacccatttacatcctacaggtttgcacgcataaggacgatcagtaacctcccaagttccattggctaagatggaatccatctcgctacggacAGCTTCCTTCTAGTAGTCAACATCctgagatgcataggcttctgaaatagaagtgggagtatcatccacgaggtacacaatgaaatcatgtccaaaggactttgcagtcctctgtctcttgctccttttgggagcttcattgtcatcctccacaggattctcaaagtgttctatagccatggtaggtgatgtctacgggtgcttctattcttttagacagtgttgggcctccaagagcagaggtttgtagaacagcagcaagtttcccttaagcggatcacccaaggtttatcgaactcagggaggaagaggtcaaagatattcctctcaagcaaccctgcaaccacaaagcaagaagtctcttgtgtccccaacacacctaataggtgcactagttcggcgaagagatagtgaaatacaagtggtatgaatgaatatgagcagtagtacggcgccagaaaagtgcttgctggcgtgcagttgatggtagtaatattgcaggcagtaaacatgcagcagaacagtaaacaagcagcgatagcagtatttaagaacaagacctagggatcatactttcactagtggacactctcaacattgatcacataagagaataaataaatagatgctagactctacacccccttgttggatgatgaacaccactaagggtctgtttgtttgggctgcagcttttgagaagcagcTGTAGCTGTTGAGCTGTGGAAAAGCAGCTGTGAGAAGCAGCTGTGAgaagcagagatttgatgttTGGCAGGAGTGCTGTTAATAGCTGTTGTTGCTGTGATGAAGGATGAAATCTCTAAAATACCCCTGAATTCTGAAGAAGTTGTATAAATGCCGTTTTGACACGGATCAACTATTTCCGACTGTTTTACGATACTTGTTCATATTAAATATAAAACATTACATATATTAAAGATAATACGAGAGTGTTGTGACATTTATATTACAAGACACGTCTCATCAACCCAAAAGAGCAACAAGTTGTTCACTTCTTCACATGTACCCAAAAGAGATAGAAGTGTTCTAATGTCTAGACACCTCCACTTGCTGCGAACAAAGCATTAGCTATGTTGTCACGAGTGTTGTTCATGGTAACATGATCCCCTCCTAAATTGTCGCCTACATTGCCTCCGGATGTGGAACTAACATGCCCCGGAGGCATGTAGTTCTCATCAATATCGCATCTATAGAAGTGTAGATCAAACAATTGACTATCACGAATGAAGTTATGGAGTGCTAGACATGCAATGATAATCTCTGTCTGCTTCTCTATTGGATAACTTGATATACCATGTAAGATACGCCATTTCTGCTTCAATACCCCAAATGCTCTCTCAATAGCATTTCGAAGAGATGAATGAGCATGGTTGAATATTTCTTGCTTCCCAGATGGCGGTCCAGCTAGTCGAAACTCGGGTAGATGGTACTTGGTTCCTGTATATGGTGAAAGATAACCATCTTGATTGGGATAACCCGAATCAACTAGATAGTATCTTCCTGAATGACACACAAGTTAGTGCTAGCATATATAACACCAATATGACCTAATGAAGAGTGCACAAGTCAAACATATAcctggaggaggatgaggaaaatTTGCTTCGAACTTAAGCAAAGTATCTTTGAATATCCTTGTGTCGTGTACGGAACCTGGCCATCCGGCAACAATGGAGGTAAACCTCAAGTCAAAATCACAAACAGCCATAACATTTTGTGTTGGATATCCAAGGCGACCAACATGGTTGACTATATGAACCGCTGGCACAATAACTGGTATGTGTGTCCCATCAATTGCACCAATTGCACCATTGAAATGAGGTGTGAATCTAGAATCCCGTAGCCTCTCATGCACTATTGGGAACTGTGGATCAATAGGCTTGATGATATCTCCCGCTAACTGATTCACACAATATAGAACCTCCGCAAACTTCCTATTGATTGTCTCCCTGGATCTCTTGAATCGATTTTGAACTTGAGTCACGGATTGTGGACTACCAAGAGTCCACAGAAACATTCCAAGTGCCTCCTCGGAACACATGCGGTTTGACCCCTTGAGACCATATTTTTCAACCAAAGTGTCATGCAAAGAATCAAAACATGGCCTATGCATCCTAAACATGTCATAACAATCCTTCGAGCTGCCCAAGTTATCAAATACCCATTGTTGTCCGGTGCATCTTGGTTCTACCCTCTTTTTCTTCGTAAGATGCTTCTCGGAATGTTCAAGAACTTGGTACATCACTTGTGCATTCCGTAGCCGCCGACGCCTTCTTGATTCCATAAGTGCGGACTCGATGCCATCATCGTTGTCACTTTCATCACCACTCTGACTTGTGCTCATCTAAAAACAACAAGCAACAACATATGTGAGAAAATAGCACTTTATATGAACAAAACAGCACCATATAGCACCAAAACAGCAACATATATGAGTAAACAGCAGCATATACCACCAAAACAGCACCATATATGAGTAAACAGCAGCATATATGAGTAAACAGCAGCATATACCACCAAAACAGCAACATATATGAGTAAACAGCACCATATACAACCAAAACAGCACCATATACCACCAAAACAGCACCAATATAGCACCAAACCAGCACCATATAGCACCAAAACAGCACCAATTCCATACATAAAAGGATGTTCCAAGTCTTACGGGTACATAAAAGTAGTAACAACAAGGTAGCATAAGGATACAtttctaattgtgtaggattacacgaaccctcaatgccggagttaacaagctccacaatattcaatgttcatatttaaataaccttagagtgcataacagatcaatataaccaaaccaagtactaacatagcatgcacactgtcaccttcacactacgaaaggaggaatagatcacatcaatactatcatagcaatagttaacttcataatctacaagagatcacaatcatagcctacgccaagtactacacgatgcacacactgtcaccattacaccgtgcaggaggaataaactactttaataacatcactagagtagcacacatatatattgtgatacaaaacacattgcaatcataaagggatataaataagcacttcactatgccattcgtagcagtgaataagtattctgtgaaatatagcctaagagacccacacggtgcacacactgtcacctttacacacgtgggacaaggagtctccggagatcacataagtaaaacccacttgactagcataatgacatctagattacaagcatcatcatatgaatctcaatcatgtaaggcagctcatgagattattgtattgaagcacataggagagagattaaccacatagctaccggtacagccccgagcctcgatggagaactactccctcctcatgggagacagcagcgttgatgaagatggcggtgatgtcgatggagaagccttccgggggcacttccccgtcccggcggcgtgccggaacaaagactcctgtcccccagatcttggcttcgcgatggcggcggctctggaaggtttcttgtaccgtggcttttctgtatcgaggttttaggtcagggacctttatataggcgaagaggcggcgtcagaaggtcaacgaggcgacgacacaatagggcggcacggcccacaccctggtcgcgccagcctggtgtgtggtgggcctgtggcccccctctggcgactctcgggtgttctggaagcttcatgcaatcctaagactctgggcgttgatttcgtccgattccgagaatatttccttactaggatttctgaaaccaaaaacagcagaaaacgacagcggcccttcggcatctcgtcaataggttagttccggaaaacgcataaatatgacataaagtatgcataaaacatgtagatatcatcaataatgtggcatggaacataagaaattatcgatacgtcggagacgtatcagcatccccaagcttagttcctgctcgtcccgaggagGTAAACGATTACAaaaataatttctggagtgacatgccatcataaccttgatcatactattgtaagcatatctaatgaatgcagcgatcaaaataatggtaatgacatgagtaaacaaatgaatcataaagcaaagactcttcatgaatagtactttcaagacaagcatcaataaatcttgcataagagttaactcataaagcaataaatcaaagtaaaggtattgaagcaacacaaaggaagattaagtttcagcggttgctttcaacttataacatgtatatctcatggatagttgtcaatgcaaagtaatataacaagtgcagtatgcaagtatgtaggaatcaatgcacagttcacacaagtgtttgcttcttgaggtggaaagagataggtgaactgactcaacataaaagtaaaagaaaggtccttcaaagaggaaagcatcgactgctatatttgtgctagagcttttattttgaaaacatgaaacaattttgtcaacggtagtaataaagcttatgtatcatgtaaattatatcttacaagttgcaagcctcatgcatagtatactagtagtgcccgcaccttgtcctaattagctcggattacgaggattatcatcgcaatacacatgttttaaccaagtgtcacaaaggggtacctctatgccgcctgtacaaaggtctaaggagaaagctcgcatttggatttctcgcttttgattattctcaacttagacatccatacagggacaacatagacaacagataatggactcctctttaatgcataagcatgtagcaacaattaatgttctcatatgagattgaggatatatgtccaaaactgaaacttccaccatgattcatggctttagttagcggcccaatgttcttctctaacattatgcatgctctaaccatttaatgagtggtaaatctcccttacttcagacaagacgaacatgcatagcaactcacatgatattcaacaaagagttgatggcgtccccaggagcatggttatcgcacaacaagcaacttaataagagataaagtgcataagtacatattcaataccacaatagtttttaaggctattttgtcccatgagctatatattgcaaaggcgaatgatggaaatttaaaggtagcactcaagcaatttactttggaatggcggagaaataccatgtagtaggtaggtatggtggacacaaatggcatagtggttggctcaaggattttggatgcatgagaagtattccctctcgatacaaggtttaggctagcaaggttatttgaaacaaacacaaggatgaaccggtgcagcaaaactcacataaaagacatattgtaaatattataagactctacaccgtcttccttgttgttcaaactctttactagaaattatctagatcttagagagaccaattatgcaaaccaaattttagcaagctctatgtatttcttcattaataggtgcaaagtatatgatgcaagagcttaaacatgagcacaacaattgccaagtatcacattatccaagacattttaccaattactacatgtagcattttccgtttccaaccatataacaatgaacgaagcagtttcaaccttcgccatgaacattaaaagctaagaacacatgtgttcatacgaaccatcggagcgtgtctctctcccacacaagcatttattcaaacaaaaacacaaacaaaagcacacagacgctccaagtaaagtacataagatgtgactgaataaaaatatagtttcaagaaaagaaacctgataagttatcgatgaagaaggggatgccttgggcatccccaagcttagatgcttgagtcttcttgaaatatgcagggatgaaccaccggggcatccccaagcttagactcttcactcttcttgatcatagtatatcatcctgctctcttgacccttgaaaacttcctccacaccaaactcaaaacaactcattagagggttagtgcataatcaaaaattcacatgttcagaggtgacacaatcattcttaacacttctggacattgcacaaagcttctgaaagttaatggaacaaagaaatccatcaaacatagcaaaagaggcaatgcgaaataaaaggcagaatctgtcaaaacagaacagtccgtaaagacgaattttaaagtggcaccagacttgctcagatgaaaatgcccaaattgaatgaaagttgcgtacatatctgtggatcactcacgtaaattggcataattttctgagttacctacagagaattaggcccagattcgtgacagcaagaaatcggtttctgcgcagtaatccaaatctagtatcaacctttctatcaacgactttacttggcacaacaatgcaataaaataagataaggagaggttgctacagtagtgacaacttccaagactcaaatacaaaataaaagtactgtagcaaaataaactcatgggttatctcccaagaagttctttctttatagccattaagatgggctcaacagttttaatgatgcaatcgcaagaaatagtatttgaagcaaaagagatcatcaagaggcaaattcaaaacaaatttaagcctaacatgcttcctatgcataggactcttgtacacaaatgaattcatgaagaacaaagtaacaagcataggaagataaaacaagagtaacttcaaaaatttcagcaaaaagagaggtgttttagtaacacgaaaatttctacaaccatattttcctctctcataataactttcagaggcatcatgaacaaactcaacaatataagtatcacataaagcattcttatcatgagtctcatgcataaaattattactctccacataagcataatcaattttattagttgtagtgggagcaaattcaacaaagtagctatcattattattctcatcatcaaatataggaggcatattgtaatcataatcaaatttatc
It includes:
- the LOC139830783 gene encoding uncharacterized protein translates to MSTSQSGDESDNDDGIESALMESRRRRRLRNAQVMYQVLEHSEKHLTKKKRVEPRCTGQQWVFDNLGSSKDCYDMFRMHRPCFDSLHDTLVEKYGLKGSNRMCSEEALGMFLWTLGSPQSVTQVQNRFKRSRETINRKFAEVLYCVNQLAGDIIKPIDPQFPIVHERLRDSRFTPHFNGAIGAIDGTHIPVIVPAVHIVNHVGRLGYPTQNVMAVCDFDLRFTSIVAGWPGSVHDTRIFKDTLLKFEANFPHPPPGRYYLVDSGYPNQDGYLSPYTGTKYHLPEFRLAGPPSGKQEIFNHAHSSLRNAIERAFGVLKQKWRILHGISSYPIEKQTEIIIACLALHNFIRDSQLFDLHFYRCDIDENYMPPGHVSSTSGGNVGDNLGGDHVTMNNTRDNIANALFAASGGV